A stretch of the Clostridium botulinum genome encodes the following:
- a CDS encoding ABC transporter permease, protein MSNGMIVALIAATLRTAAPLIFAALGGVFSEKSGVVNIGLEGMMIMGAFFGVLGTHETGSPLIGILCAMLAGGAISLVHAFLSINLRADQIISGTAINLFALALASFLIGPIFKTGGQTNVVAKLSYNLPGFLKKVPILNNLNWFVILALILVFVSHFVLYKTAFGLRIRAVGEHPSAADTMGINVYKMRYICVIISGILAGLGGATLSIGMTPLYKEGMVAGRGFIALAAMIFGNWKPIGTMGACMLFAFGTAFQMIAQGFSINLPNEFYQSIPYILTMLALAGFVGKTECPKADGKPYIKGER, encoded by the coding sequence ATGAGTAATGGTATGATTGTAGCATTAATAGCCGCAACTCTAAGAACAGCAGCACCACTTATATTTGCAGCTCTTGGAGGAGTATTTTCGGAAAAATCAGGTGTAGTTAACATTGGACTTGAAGGTATGATGATTATGGGTGCCTTCTTTGGGGTACTTGGAACACATGAAACAGGAAGTCCTTTAATAGGAATACTATGTGCTATGTTAGCAGGTGGAGCAATTTCTTTAGTTCATGCTTTCTTAAGTATAAATTTAAGAGCAGATCAAATTATTTCAGGTACTGCAATAAATTTATTTGCATTGGCACTTGCTAGTTTTTTAATAGGACCTATATTTAAAACAGGTGGTCAAACTAATGTAGTTGCTAAGTTATCATATAACTTACCGGGATTTTTAAAGAAGGTACCTATTTTAAATAATTTAAATTGGTTTGTTATATTGGCGTTAATATTAGTTTTTGTATCTCATTTTGTATTATACAAAACAGCATTTGGTTTAAGAATAAGAGCAGTTGGTGAACATCCGAGTGCAGCAGATACTATGGGAATTAATGTTTATAAGATGAGATATATATGTGTAATTATATCTGGTATTTTAGCTGGACTTGGTGGAGCCACATTGTCTATAGGAATGACTCCATTATATAAAGAAGGAATGGTAGCAGGTCGAGGATTTATTGCTCTTGCTGCTATGATTTTTGGTAACTGGAAACCAATAGGAACAATGGGAGCATGTATGTTGTTTGCTTTTGGAACTGCATTCCAAATGATAGCTCAAGGATTTTCTATAAATTTACCAAATGAGTTTTATCAAAGTATACCGTATATATTAACCATGCTTGCACTTGCTGGGTTTGTTGGTAAAACAGAATGTCCTAAAGCAGATGGAAAACCTTATATTAAAGGAGAAAGATAA
- a CDS encoding ABC transporter permease: MKNVKKSNTSNSQVISVIKNSLKSLIFPLIAVVVSIFVAVFFVMWSKGYGISQYFSALTDLFELIWKGSFSTSRNTLITISYVTPLLFAGIANAIAFKCGLFNIGVEGQFVIGMLAGALLGLIPGLNPIVHAIIMVVGGIVAGGIWAAIPGALKAKFGTNEVVNTIMMNYIALNVVNWVVKKSRFSTENGTSTPLIQKGAMLPKFDAGTEANISIFIAIVVALIIYWLLWKTTVGYEIRGVGLNPLGAEYGGINIKKNIILAMLISGAIAGIGGATYISGARHQMQDLMGLPGFGFDGIAVALLARSNPIGCIASAVLFGALKSSSAILQLNEIPKEIVYLIQSIVIIFVATDYIIKYFEEKKQKGAVINE; encoded by the coding sequence TTGAAGAATGTAAAGAAAAGCAACACATCTAATAGTCAAGTGATAAGTGTAATTAAAAATTCTTTGAAAAGTCTTATATTTCCGCTAATCGCAGTTGTTGTATCTATATTTGTGGCTGTATTTTTCGTAATGTGGTCAAAGGGGTATGGAATATCTCAGTATTTTTCAGCACTTACAGATTTATTTGAATTAATATGGAAGGGTAGTTTTTCAACTTCCAGAAATACACTAATTACAATATCATATGTAACACCTTTATTATTTGCGGGTATTGCCAATGCTATAGCATTTAAATGTGGATTGTTTAATATTGGTGTTGAAGGTCAATTTGTAATAGGAATGCTTGCAGGAGCATTACTTGGATTAATACCAGGATTAAATCCTATAGTGCATGCCATAATAATGGTAGTTGGAGGTATTGTAGCAGGGGGAATATGGGCAGCTATTCCTGGAGCTCTTAAGGCTAAGTTTGGAACAAATGAGGTTGTTAATACAATTATGATGAATTATATAGCCTTAAATGTAGTAAATTGGGTAGTTAAAAAATCTAGATTTTCAACTGAAAATGGAACAAGTACCCCATTGATTCAAAAGGGTGCTATGCTCCCAAAATTTGATGCAGGAACAGAAGCAAATATTAGCATATTTATTGCCATTGTAGTTGCATTAATAATATATTGGCTATTGTGGAAGACGACTGTTGGATATGAAATAAGAGGTGTAGGACTGAATCCTCTTGGAGCTGAATATGGAGGAATAAACATAAAGAAAAATATAATTCTTGCTATGCTTATATCAGGTGCTATAGCTGGTATTGGAGGAGCTACTTATATATCAGGAGCTAGACATCAAATGCAAGACTTAATGGGTCTTCCTGGATTTGGTTTTGATGGTATAGCTGTAGCACTTCTTGCGAGATCTAATCCAATTGGATGTATAGCATCGGCAGTATTATTTGGTGCATTAAAGAGTAGTTCGGCAATATTGCAGTTAAATGAAATACCTAAGGAAATAGTTTACTTAATACAATCAATAGTAATAATATTTGTTGCAACAGATTATATAATTAAATACTTTGAAGAAAAGAAACAGAAGGGAGCGGTAATAAATGAGTAA
- a CDS encoding ABC transporter ATP-binding protein produces MKKVVEMKGITKVFPGTIANDNVNFDLLSGETHVLLGENGAGKTTLMNILYGLYQPEKGEIYIKGNAVKITSPNDAIKLGIGMVHQHFMLVHNFTIAENIILGKETKKGITLDIKKAKEDVKKLAERYGFNINPEDVIEDITVGQQQKVEILKALYRGAEILILDEPTAVLTPAEIDELGVIIDNLKAEGKSVILITHKLKEVMKMSDRVTIIRRGKAKGVVNTKDTSIDELAELMVGRKVKLVVDKKDAVPGNVILSIQDLYAKDSRNLPALKGVKLDVRAGEIVGVAGVDGNGQKELIEVLTGLRKGESGIININNNNVMGKTTREIMDLGVGHIPEDRQQRGLILPYTLYENSILGIHHKAPFTKNIIMNYGKIKEHAKKLIKEFDVRTPSDSVSAAALSGGNQQKLIVAREISKNPDLLIAAQPTRGVDVGAIEFIHKRLVGERDNGKAVLLVSFELDEILALSDRIAVMYDGEIVGVLDRKDADEQKIGVLMAGGNLENSEIEVKDIEECKEKQHI; encoded by the coding sequence ATGAAAAAAGTTGTAGAGATGAAAGGTATTACAAAGGTCTTTCCCGGTACTATAGCCAATGATAATGTAAATTTTGATTTGCTAAGTGGCGAAACTCATGTATTGTTAGGAGAAAATGGAGCTGGAAAAACTACTTTAATGAACATATTATATGGTTTATATCAACCAGAAAAAGGTGAAATATATATAAAAGGTAATGCGGTTAAAATAACAAGCCCTAATGATGCTATAAAACTTGGTATAGGAATGGTTCATCAACATTTTATGCTTGTTCATAATTTTACTATAGCTGAAAATATTATATTAGGAAAAGAAACTAAAAAGGGAATCACATTAGATATTAAAAAGGCTAAAGAAGATGTGAAAAAATTAGCAGAGAGATATGGATTTAATATAAATCCTGAGGATGTTATAGAAGATATTACCGTTGGTCAACAACAAAAGGTAGAAATATTGAAGGCTTTATATAGAGGAGCAGAAATTTTAATATTAGACGAGCCTACAGCTGTTTTAACTCCAGCTGAAATAGATGAACTTGGAGTTATAATTGATAACTTAAAGGCTGAAGGAAAATCAGTAATACTTATAACTCATAAATTAAAAGAAGTTATGAAGATGAGTGATAGAGTAACAATAATAAGAAGAGGAAAAGCAAAGGGAGTTGTAAATACGAAGGATACTTCTATAGATGAACTTGCAGAACTCATGGTAGGAAGAAAAGTTAAACTGGTAGTTGATAAAAAAGATGCAGTTCCTGGTAATGTAATTTTATCAATACAAGACTTATATGCTAAGGACAGTAGAAACTTGCCAGCATTAAAAGGAGTAAAGTTAGATGTTAGAGCTGGAGAAATAGTTGGAGTTGCAGGGGTTGATGGAAATGGACAAAAAGAATTAATAGAGGTTTTAACTGGTTTGCGAAAAGGTGAAAGCGGTATCATAAATATCAATAATAATAATGTTATGGGAAAAACTACAAGAGAAATAATGGATTTAGGTGTTGGACATATACCTGAAGATAGACAACAAAGAGGACTAATCTTACCGTATACATTATACGAAAATTCTATCTTAGGAATTCACCATAAGGCCCCTTTTACAAAAAATATAATTATGAATTACGGAAAAATTAAAGAGCATGCTAAAAAGCTCATAAAAGAATTCGATGTAAGGACTCCCAGTGATAGTGTTTCAGCAGCTGCTTTATCAGGAGGAAATCAACAAAAACTAATAGTAGCAAGGGAAATTTCTAAGAATCCTGACCTTTTAATAGCAGCCCAACCAACAAGAGGAGTAGATGTAGGAGCCATAGAGTTTATTCATAAAAGGTTAGTTGGAGAGAGGGATAATGGAAAAGCTGTTTTATTGGTATCCTTTGAACTTGATGAAATATTAGCTTTATCTGACAGGATAGCTGTAATGTATGATGGAGAAATCGTAGGAGTGCTAGATAGAAAGGATGCAGATGAGCAGAAAATAGGTGTTCTAATGGCTGGAGGAAATTTAGAAAATAGTGAAATTGAGGTGAAAGACATTGAAGAATGTAAAGAAAAGCAACACATCTAA